A region from the Cryptosporangium arvum DSM 44712 genome encodes:
- a CDS encoding hydantoinase/oxoprolinase family protein has translation MAYVIGVDVGGTFTDAVLDDDSGNLVAAKAPSTPPDYSQGVMDVLAVLAENLGEPLEQMLAKTHHIAHGTTSSLNALVMGNVPPVGFITTQGHRDSIFIMNVEGRYLGSSPDQLQNVLGQTKSHTLIPKRHAVEVVERLDRDGTVIVGLDEQSVRVAVRGLLDQGIRSIAVSLLWSFKNPTHEQRIRELVHEIDADVFVALSSEVSPRIREFARSSTTIMSAQIGPGLRSYLGTLEERLRAEGLTGPLLVMQSNGGAIAAAEAPRAAISTVGSVLTGGVVGAVSLGQQLGHRNIISTDVGGTTFLVGLVVDGEPVRTSTTVINHHPINVPTLEVHAIGSGGGAIAWIDAGGNLRVGPRSAQSVPGPACYGAGGTEPTNTDANLVLGILPESGLLGGRKALDLQAACEAIRTKIAEPLKLSVEDAAAAIYAIQNAQTGDLLRKTVVEAGHDPREFVLYAFGGAGPAYCASYAAEVGVREVVVPLGPVASAFSAYGLASSDIVLAREVSDPGQMPLPAAQVQRHFDELEATLAADLERQGLRYNRIEYVRSIDLRYTSQLAEVSVTVPEGRLDDGAMSTVAKDFERRYAELFGEGTGFSAAGIQAITFRVRATGILPFNPQLPKLADADTPDPAAARSDVRKICLDPRQGYVDTPVYDYRALRHGHVVAGPAVIEVPTTTVVVPPGMSGTVDHLGNLTITTETRS, from the coding sequence ATGGCTTACGTCATCGGTGTGGATGTCGGTGGGACCTTCACGGACGCGGTGCTCGACGACGATTCGGGCAACCTGGTCGCGGCCAAGGCTCCGTCGACGCCGCCGGACTACTCCCAGGGCGTCATGGATGTCCTCGCGGTGCTGGCCGAGAACCTCGGCGAGCCGCTCGAGCAGATGCTCGCGAAGACCCACCACATCGCCCACGGCACCACGTCGTCGCTGAACGCTCTGGTCATGGGCAACGTGCCGCCGGTCGGCTTCATCACGACGCAGGGCCACCGCGACTCGATCTTCATCATGAACGTCGAAGGTCGTTACCTCGGCTCCTCGCCCGACCAGCTCCAGAACGTGCTGGGCCAGACCAAGAGCCACACGCTGATCCCGAAGCGGCACGCGGTCGAGGTCGTCGAGCGTCTCGACCGCGACGGCACCGTCATCGTCGGGCTCGACGAGCAATCGGTGCGTGTCGCGGTGCGTGGCCTGCTCGACCAAGGCATCCGTTCGATCGCGGTGTCACTGCTCTGGTCGTTCAAGAACCCCACCCACGAGCAACGCATCCGCGAGCTGGTGCACGAGATCGACGCGGACGTCTTCGTCGCGCTCTCCAGCGAGGTCAGCCCGCGGATCCGCGAGTTCGCCCGCAGCTCGACGACGATCATGAGCGCCCAGATCGGCCCGGGCCTGCGCAGCTACCTCGGCACGCTGGAGGAGCGGCTGCGTGCCGAGGGCCTCACCGGCCCGCTGCTGGTCATGCAGAGCAACGGCGGCGCGATCGCGGCGGCCGAGGCGCCCCGCGCCGCGATCAGCACGGTCGGCTCGGTGCTGACCGGCGGTGTCGTCGGCGCGGTCTCACTGGGTCAGCAGCTCGGCCATCGCAACATCATCTCCACCGACGTCGGCGGCACCACGTTCCTGGTCGGGCTCGTGGTCGACGGCGAGCCGGTGCGCACGAGCACCACGGTGATCAACCACCACCCGATCAACGTCCCCACGCTCGAGGTGCACGCGATCGGCTCCGGCGGCGGCGCGATCGCGTGGATCGACGCCGGCGGCAACCTGCGCGTAGGCCCGCGCAGCGCCCAGTCGGTGCCGGGCCCGGCCTGCTACGGCGCCGGCGGCACCGAACCGACGAACACCGACGCCAACCTGGTTCTCGGCATCCTGCCCGAGTCCGGCTTGCTCGGAGGGCGCAAGGCACTCGACCTCCAGGCCGCTTGCGAGGCCATCCGGACGAAGATCGCCGAACCCTTGAAACTCAGCGTCGAGGACGCCGCCGCCGCGATCTACGCGATCCAGAACGCCCAGACCGGCGACCTGTTGCGCAAGACCGTCGTCGAGGCCGGGCACGACCCGCGCGAGTTCGTGCTCTACGCGTTCGGCGGGGCCGGCCCCGCGTACTGTGCCTCGTACGCTGCCGAGGTCGGCGTCCGCGAGGTCGTCGTGCCCCTCGGCCCGGTCGCATCGGCGTTCTCCGCCTACGGTCTGGCCTCCTCGGACATCGTGCTGGCCCGCGAGGTGTCCGACCCCGGTCAGATGCCGCTGCCCGCCGCCCAGGTCCAGCGTCACTTCGACGAGTTGGAAGCGACGCTGGCGGCTGACCTCGAGCGGCAGGGCCTGCGCTACAACCGCATCGAGTACGTCCGCTCGATCGATCTGCGCTACACCTCGCAGCTGGCCGAAGTGTCGGTCACGGTGCCCGAGGGCAGGCTCGACGACGGCGCGATGTCCACGGTGGCGAAAGACTTCGAGCGCCGGTACGCCGAGCTCTTCGGTGAGGGCACCGGCTTCAGCGCCGCCGGTATCCAGGCCATCACGTTCCGCGTCCGAGCCACCGGCATCCTGCCGTTCAACCCGCAGCTGCCGAAGCTCGCCGATGCCGATACGCCCGACCCGGCGGCCGCGCGGTCCGACGTCCGCAAAATCTGCCTCGATCCGCGGCAGGGATACGTCGACACGCCCGTCTACGACTACCGCGCCCTGCGGCACGGACACGTCGTCGCCGGGCCGGCCGTCATCGAGGTGCCGACGACCACGGTCGTCGTGCCGCCCGGCATGAGCGGCACCGTCGACCACCTCGGCAACCTGACGATCACCACGGAGACCCGCTCATGA
- a CDS encoding TetR/AcrR family transcriptional regulator — protein sequence MTGSQGDPAKLPAKRARRTVLKAAEARTNTRRGLIEQEIYVHATRLFAERGFAGTNFQDIADAVGLTRPALYHYVSSKEELLAKLVAEITQDAATDIAAEAERTDTGPAEKLHSIVASTARRQGEHADRFRLLVRSEADLPVEIATTHEAGRRSVLKSIAGVIEEGVHSGVFRTVDPRVAALGALGMANWVAWWYRPGGRDDLVKVCDELADMAVAGLRGRDDGRAPQSTAEALSAVREDLDRLERLL from the coding sequence ATGACCGGAAGTCAGGGCGACCCCGCGAAGCTGCCCGCGAAGCGCGCACGCCGAACCGTCCTCAAGGCCGCCGAGGCCCGCACGAACACCCGCCGGGGGCTGATCGAGCAGGAGATCTACGTCCACGCCACCCGGCTCTTCGCCGAGCGGGGCTTCGCCGGCACCAACTTCCAGGACATCGCCGACGCCGTCGGCCTCACCCGCCCGGCGCTCTACCACTACGTCAGCAGCAAGGAAGAGTTGCTGGCCAAGCTGGTCGCCGAGATCACCCAGGACGCGGCGACCGACATCGCGGCGGAGGCCGAGCGCACCGACACCGGGCCGGCCGAGAAGCTCCACTCGATCGTCGCGAGCACCGCCCGGCGGCAGGGCGAGCACGCCGACCGGTTCCGGCTGCTGGTCCGGTCCGAGGCCGATCTGCCGGTGGAGATCGCCACCACGCACGAGGCCGGACGCCGCTCGGTGCTCAAATCGATCGCGGGCGTGATCGAGGAGGGTGTGCACAGCGGGGTGTTCCGCACCGTGGATCCGCGGGTCGCCGCCCTCGGCGCCCTGGGCATGGCGAACTGGGTGGCGTGGTGGTACCGCCCCGGCGGCCGTGACGACCTGGTGAAGGTGTGCGACGAGCTCGCCGACATGGCGGTCGCCGGCCTCCGCGGCCGCGACGACGGGCGCGCACCCCAGTCGACCGCCGAAGCCCTGTCCGCGGTTCGGGAAGACCTCGACCGCCTCGAACGGCTCCTCTAG
- a CDS encoding maleate cis-trans isomerase family protein translates to MKHVRVGLVVPSSNVTVETEMPAVLSRHPAATFSFHASRMRMARVSPEGLAAMNAQRERCVLELGDAGTDVLLYACLVALMAAGTGEHQRVEGLVAEQLATGGADTLVRSSAGALTEGLRALGARRIALVTPYLRSLAEKVVRYLEAEGFEVADWRALEVEDNVAVGCIPGDRVMDAARSLDLTGVDALVISACVQMPSLGLIDAAEKEFGLPVLSAATAGAYSILRATDLPVAISGAGSLLRADVPVPA, encoded by the coding sequence ATGAAGCATGTGCGTGTAGGGCTCGTCGTCCCCAGCTCGAACGTCACCGTCGAGACCGAGATGCCGGCGGTACTCAGCCGTCACCCGGCCGCGACGTTCTCGTTCCACGCGAGCCGGATGCGGATGGCCCGCGTCTCCCCGGAAGGTCTCGCCGCGATGAACGCGCAGCGGGAGCGATGCGTCCTCGAGCTCGGCGACGCGGGCACCGACGTATTGCTCTACGCCTGCCTGGTCGCATTGATGGCCGCCGGGACGGGGGAGCACCAGCGCGTCGAAGGGCTGGTCGCCGAGCAGCTGGCGACCGGCGGTGCCGACACGCTCGTCCGGTCGAGCGCCGGTGCGCTCACCGAGGGGTTGCGTGCGCTCGGCGCCCGCCGCATCGCGCTGGTCACGCCGTACCTGCGTTCACTGGCCGAGAAGGTCGTCAGGTATCTGGAGGCCGAGGGTTTCGAGGTCGCCGACTGGCGTGCGCTCGAGGTCGAGGACAACGTCGCGGTCGGCTGCATCCCCGGTGACCGGGTGATGGACGCCGCGCGCTCCCTCGACCTCACCGGTGTCGACGCCCTGGTGATCTCCGCGTGCGTGCAGATGCCGTCGCTGGGGCTGATCGACGCGGCGGAGAAGGAGTTCGGGTTGCCGGTCCTGTCGGCCGCCACCGCCGGTGCCTACAGCATCCTGCGCGCCACCGATCTGCCGGTGGCGATCTCCGGCGCCGGTTCGCTGCTCCGCGCCGATGTCCCCGTCCCGGCCTGA
- a CDS encoding VOC family protein has translation MEHLVRGVDHAAFPTFDPAGTVKFYRDTLGFPVVHSICAAGWGPEAHPDFIHFFFDIGGGDRLAFFYYFGLPAPDTSGGQGDVYARFGDDTPLFFVRSRHLALHVDSEKHLLEYRRRLDASEWPVEMQIQHETIESIYTHDPNGYMVEITRAMRPVTPQEDLDANLTIDALVDVVARPGAGMDDLLVRKAELIVERAAQWQEQHAAPEGPVRS, from the coding sequence GTGGAACACCTCGTTCGCGGCGTCGATCACGCCGCTTTCCCGACGTTCGATCCGGCCGGCACGGTCAAGTTCTATCGCGACACCCTCGGCTTCCCGGTCGTGCACTCGATCTGTGCGGCCGGCTGGGGGCCGGAGGCCCACCCGGACTTCATCCACTTCTTCTTCGACATCGGCGGCGGGGACAGGCTCGCGTTCTTCTACTACTTCGGTCTCCCCGCGCCCGACACCAGCGGAGGCCAGGGCGATGTGTACGCCCGCTTCGGCGACGACACCCCGCTGTTCTTCGTGCGCTCCCGCCACCTGGCACTGCACGTCGACTCCGAGAAGCACCTGCTCGAGTACCGCCGACGGCTCGATGCCAGTGAGTGGCCGGTCGAGATGCAGATCCAGCACGAGACGATCGAGTCGATCTACACCCACGACCCGAACGGCTACATGGTCGAGATCACCCGCGCGATGCGCCCGGTGACGCCCCAGGAGGACCTCGACGCCAACCTGACGATCGACGCGCTCGTCGACGTCGTCGCGCGGCCGGGAGCCGGGATGGATGATCTGCTGGTGCGCAAGGCCGAACTGATCGTCGAGCGGGCCGCGCAGTGGCAGGAACAGCACGCCGCCCCGGAAGGGCCGGTGCGCTCATGA
- a CDS encoding MaoC/PaaZ C-terminal domain-containing protein — MALLRAEDLVVGLEIDLGSYTVTADEIVEFARQWDPQSFHVDPSAAAESYFGEVIASGLHTLGVLQRLAVLGAYQHWDVIAGRRIRSIELTAPVTDGSTLTGSLVVEEVTPRGPERALVAVRGRLVGSDRRPVLDAVFEMYLRRSA, encoded by the coding sequence GTGGCGCTGCTCCGGGCCGAGGACCTCGTGGTCGGGCTCGAGATCGATCTCGGGAGCTACACCGTCACGGCGGACGAGATCGTGGAGTTCGCCCGGCAGTGGGATCCGCAGAGCTTCCACGTCGACCCGTCCGCCGCAGCCGAGAGCTATTTCGGCGAGGTGATCGCGAGCGGGTTGCACACGCTCGGGGTGTTGCAGCGCCTCGCGGTGCTCGGTGCCTACCAGCATTGGGACGTCATCGCCGGGCGGCGGATCCGCTCGATCGAACTGACCGCTCCGGTGACCGACGGTTCGACGTTGACCGGCTCGTTGGTGGTCGAAGAGGTCACCCCTCGCGGTCCGGAGCGAGCCCTGGTGGCTGTCCGCGGCCGGCTCGTAGGGTCCGACCGCCGCCCGGTCCTGGACGCTGTCTTCGAGATGTACCTCCGCCGCTCCGCCTAA
- a CDS encoding FAD-dependent monooxygenase translates to MNLRSVAVLGGGPGGLYVARLLKLSRPGCSVEVYEQSPPGQTFGFGVGLATRTQRNLDAADPASFAEIVDNAWAHDMAMAVGDRKVTLPVGNLIAIGRSTLLDILRRHAEAAGVRIHSGARVSAADLDADLVIAADGVNSATRTAGFGPEISTHRGLYLWAGTDFALPSAVFRPVTTEFGTFVAHAYPYRADRSTFLVETDEDTWRRAGFDVSTEQTALDASDEHSLGYLAKAFHDELQGHPLIGNRTRWLRFRTVTCARWHDGNVVLLGDAVHTAHYSIGSGTKLAMEDGIALVRALDEADDLPVALRQFEQERRPAVEHLQATAHRSMRWWESFPDRLDLPVEELLIAYMTRAGKVTLDRFGALAPDVVRAGLAQYAGCDPADVPDSDRAPWVLSRHPRARSTAIPTTAGVPTTADAAGSAPDNAPLHVGCADAWGPAAEALFARVRGSSGPVVLVADDDREAVLTLFDVGERVRRETASVVVARVNRRWSEFAAAALVSGRVDRVDLID, encoded by the coding sequence GTGAACCTGCGATCCGTCGCCGTACTCGGCGGAGGCCCCGGCGGTCTGTACGTCGCCAGGCTCCTGAAGCTGAGCCGTCCGGGGTGTTCGGTCGAGGTCTACGAGCAGAGTCCCCCCGGCCAGACGTTCGGCTTCGGCGTCGGGCTCGCGACCCGTACGCAGCGCAACCTCGACGCCGCCGACCCGGCCAGCTTCGCCGAGATCGTCGACAACGCCTGGGCGCACGACATGGCGATGGCCGTCGGCGACCGGAAAGTGACGCTGCCGGTCGGCAACCTGATCGCGATCGGCCGGTCCACCCTGCTCGACATCCTCCGGCGGCACGCCGAGGCGGCCGGCGTGCGGATCCACTCCGGGGCCCGCGTGTCGGCCGCCGATCTCGACGCCGACCTCGTCATCGCCGCCGACGGCGTCAACAGCGCGACCCGCACGGCCGGGTTCGGTCCGGAGATCTCCACCCACCGCGGTCTGTACCTGTGGGCCGGCACCGACTTCGCGCTGCCCAGCGCCGTGTTCCGGCCGGTCACCACCGAGTTCGGCACGTTCGTCGCGCACGCCTACCCCTACCGGGCCGACCGCAGCACGTTCCTGGTCGAGACCGACGAAGACACCTGGCGCCGCGCCGGCTTCGACGTCTCCACCGAGCAGACGGCGCTCGACGCCAGCGACGAGCACTCTCTCGGCTACCTCGCGAAGGCGTTCCACGACGAGTTGCAGGGCCATCCGCTCATCGGCAACCGCACCCGCTGGCTGCGGTTCCGCACGGTCACGTGCGCCCGTTGGCACGACGGCAACGTCGTCCTCCTCGGCGACGCGGTGCACACCGCGCACTATTCGATCGGGTCCGGCACGAAGCTCGCGATGGAAGACGGCATCGCGCTGGTCCGCGCGCTCGACGAGGCCGACGACCTCCCGGTCGCGCTGCGGCAGTTCGAGCAGGAGCGCCGGCCCGCCGTCGAGCACCTGCAGGCCACCGCGCACCGCAGCATGCGCTGGTGGGAGTCCTTTCCCGACCGGCTCGACCTACCGGTCGAGGAGTTGCTGATCGCCTACATGACGCGCGCCGGGAAGGTCACGCTCGACCGGTTCGGCGCACTCGCCCCCGACGTCGTGCGAGCCGGGTTGGCGCAGTACGCCGGTTGCGACCCCGCCGACGTCCCCGACTCCGATCGAGCCCCGTGGGTACTGAGCCGCCACCCGAGGGCCCGCTCCACAGCCATACCCACCACCGCAGGCGTGCCCACCACCGCCGACGCGGCCGGCAGCGCACCGGACAACGCTCCGCTGCACGTGGGATGTGCCGATGCGTGGGGCCCGGCCGCCGAGGCGTTGTTCGCGCGCGTCCGAGGCTCCTCGGGACCGGTCGTGCTGGTCGCCGATGATGACCGGGAGGCGGTCCTCACGCTGTTCGACGTGGGAGAACGTGTCCGCCGGGAGACTGCTAGCGTCGTGGTTGCTCGGGTCAACCGGCGCTGGTCCGAGTTCGCGGCCGCGGCGCTCGTGAGCGGGCGCGTTGACCGGGTCGACTTGATCGACTGA
- a CDS encoding (2,3-dihydroxybenzoyl)adenylate synthase: protein MSSTDELVRYPAEVGARYRAAGAWGTRSLAAEFRAVADRVPDREAVVAPDGRLSYRELDERADRLALGLAELGLRPGGRVVLQIGNRLMSVVAWYGLLKAGLVPICSLPAHREHEISGVNRKTGAVAHLVEAGGRFDLVEFARRQRIGVPLTIGAADGPNRLEDLIDRSDPAAARAAVDRIQAEIHPDDVAVFQLSGGTTGVPKIIPRLHAEYWYNARAYAEASGWDETTRNGHLIPVIHNAGIVCGVHAPHSVGGCTLLTSPALDQALPMLAAEGVTDVLFGHGHYGAVGHPVFPRLVPSLRRVVLSGAKVPLPLFEALEAHGLWAGQLFGMGEGFFALSSAEAPREARLTTVGTPISPLDEFRVLDPSSEDEVPDGEVGELACRGPYTLRGYFDAPDVNKVAFTSDGFYRTGDLVAVRTFGRERALSVEGRIKDVINRGGEKISAEEVEVLLLRHPGIREAAIVAMPDERLGERACAYLVPTEGRLTLPDLQEHLAALGVAKFKWPERLEWVPALPKTAVGKLDKKLLHRQIAAKLLES, encoded by the coding sequence ATGAGCAGCACCGATGAGCTGGTTCGATACCCCGCCGAGGTCGGCGCGCGCTATCGAGCCGCGGGCGCGTGGGGCACACGGTCGCTCGCCGCGGAGTTCCGGGCCGTCGCGGACCGCGTTCCCGATCGGGAGGCCGTCGTGGCCCCCGACGGCCGGCTCTCGTATCGCGAACTCGACGAGCGGGCCGATCGGCTGGCGCTCGGTCTCGCCGAGCTGGGCCTGCGGCCGGGCGGCCGGGTCGTGCTGCAGATCGGCAACCGGCTGATGTCCGTCGTGGCTTGGTACGGCTTGCTCAAGGCCGGTCTGGTGCCGATCTGCTCGCTTCCGGCTCATCGCGAGCACGAGATCTCCGGCGTCAACCGGAAGACGGGCGCGGTGGCGCACCTGGTCGAGGCGGGCGGCCGGTTCGACCTGGTGGAGTTCGCGCGGCGGCAGCGCATCGGCGTGCCGCTGACGATCGGCGCGGCGGACGGGCCCAACCGCCTCGAAGACCTCATCGACCGCTCGGACCCCGCGGCCGCCCGAGCGGCGGTCGACCGGATCCAGGCCGAGATCCACCCCGACGACGTCGCGGTCTTCCAGCTCTCCGGCGGCACCACCGGCGTCCCGAAGATCATCCCGCGTCTGCACGCCGAGTACTGGTACAACGCACGGGCCTACGCGGAGGCGTCCGGGTGGGACGAAACCACCCGCAACGGTCACCTCATCCCCGTCATCCACAACGCGGGCATTGTGTGCGGGGTCCACGCACCGCACAGCGTGGGCGGCTGCACCCTGCTGACCTCGCCGGCGCTCGACCAGGCGCTGCCGATGCTGGCCGCCGAAGGGGTCACCGACGTCCTGTTCGGCCACGGCCACTACGGCGCGGTCGGCCACCCGGTCTTCCCACGGCTCGTGCCGAGCTTGCGGCGCGTCGTGCTCTCCGGTGCGAAGGTGCCGCTGCCGCTGTTCGAAGCCCTCGAAGCACACGGGCTGTGGGCCGGTCAGCTGTTCGGCATGGGGGAGGGGTTCTTCGCGCTCAGCAGTGCCGAGGCCCCGCGCGAGGCCCGCCTCACCACGGTCGGCACGCCGATCTCGCCCCTCGACGAGTTCCGGGTGCTCGACCCCTCCTCCGAGGACGAGGTTCCCGACGGTGAGGTGGGTGAACTCGCCTGCCGAGGGCCGTACACGCTGCGCGGTTACTTCGACGCACCTGACGTCAACAAGGTCGCATTCACCTCCGACGGTTTCTACCGCACCGGGGATCTAGTCGCCGTGCGGACGTTCGGTCGTGAACGTGCCCTGTCGGTGGAGGGACGGATCAAGGACGTCATCAACCGGGGTGGAGAGAAGATCAGCGCCGAGGAGGTGGAGGTGCTGCTGTTGCGGCACCCGGGGATCCGGGAAGCGGCGATCGTCGCGATGCCCGACGAGCGTCTCGGTGAGCGGGCCTGCGCCTACTTGGTGCCCACCGAGGGCCGGCTGACGCTGCCGGATCTGCAGGAGCACCTCGCCGCCCTCGGTGTGGCGAAGTTCAAGTGGCCCGAGCGGCTCGAATGGGTTCCGGCACTGCCGAAAACGGCGGTGGGCAAGCTCGACAAGAAACTCCTCCACCGCCAGATCGCGGCGAAACTACTCGAGAGCTAG
- a CDS encoding alpha/beta hydrolase, with amino-acid sequence MPLHPQVQDHLDRLAGIGFAGLHTVTPEQARAGARRLASTLPAEPVADVSDRVTADGTPVRIYRPAGPGPLPVVVFFHGGGYVLGDLDSHDGLARALTTGSGCVVVSVDYPLAPEHRFPAAIEAGFAATRWVATNARELDVDPARLAVAGDSAGGNLAAVVTLKARGVLPIAFQLLIYPDLDFRRTNYSITRFAGKYGNVSREAQSWFMDHYLRGEEDKLDPLVSPVLEEDLRGLPPAFILTAEYDALRDEGELYGERLAAAGVPVRVSRYDGMIHEFLRHPFDDSAAALAEVSAAVRAGLSGAVAR; translated from the coding sequence ATGCCCTTGCACCCACAGGTTCAGGATCATCTCGATCGGCTCGCCGGTATCGGGTTCGCCGGTCTGCACACCGTGACACCGGAGCAGGCGCGGGCCGGTGCGCGTCGCTTGGCGTCGACACTCCCGGCGGAGCCCGTCGCCGACGTCAGCGACCGGGTGACGGCGGACGGCACCCCGGTGCGGATCTACCGCCCGGCCGGTCCGGGCCCGCTCCCGGTCGTGGTGTTCTTCCACGGCGGCGGTTACGTGCTCGGCGACCTCGACTCCCACGACGGCCTCGCCCGCGCCCTGACCACCGGGTCCGGCTGCGTCGTCGTGTCGGTCGACTATCCCCTCGCACCCGAGCACCGGTTCCCGGCCGCGATCGAGGCGGGCTTCGCCGCGACCCGGTGGGTCGCCACCAACGCCCGCGAACTCGACGTCGACCCGGCCCGGCTCGCGGTGGCCGGCGACAGCGCGGGCGGCAACCTCGCCGCGGTGGTGACGCTGAAGGCCCGGGGTGTGCTGCCCATCGCGTTCCAGCTGCTGATCTATCCGGATCTGGACTTCCGGCGCACGAACTACTCGATCACCCGGTTCGCCGGGAAGTACGGCAACGTCAGCCGGGAGGCTCAGTCGTGGTTCATGGATCATTATCTGCGCGGGGAGGAGGACAAGCTCGATCCGCTAGTGTCGCCGGTGTTGGAGGAGGATCTTCGCGGGTTGCCGCCGGCGTTCATCCTCACGGCGGAGTACGACGCGCTCCGGGACGAGGGTGAGCTGTACGGCGAGCGGTTGGCCGCGGCCGGGGTGCCGGTGCGGGTTTCGCGCTACGACGGCATGATCCATGAATTTCTCCGGCATCCGTTCGACGATTCAGCCGCGGCCCTCGCCGAGGTGTCCGCGGCGGTGCGAGCGGGGTTGTCCGGTGCCGTTGCTCGGTGA
- a CDS encoding MerR family transcriptional regulator, with amino-acid sequence MTKMDIAEVAASTGLTASALRFYERQGLIESSGRNGLRRTFDPGVLDRITFIGCARAAGFTLAQIGRFLVATPGDDELRARMAEKARELEQDIDRLTRMRDSLRHAATCTHAPLVECPEFKSRMT; translated from the coding sequence ATGACCAAAATGGATATCGCCGAAGTCGCCGCGAGCACCGGGCTGACCGCGTCGGCGCTGCGGTTCTACGAGCGGCAAGGGCTGATCGAGTCGAGCGGGCGCAACGGGCTGCGTCGCACGTTCGATCCCGGTGTGCTCGACCGGATCACGTTCATCGGCTGTGCCCGCGCGGCCGGTTTCACGCTGGCCCAGATCGGTCGCTTCCTCGTCGCGACGCCCGGCGACGACGAGTTGCGCGCACGGATGGCCGAGAAGGCGCGCGAGCTCGAACAGGACATCGACCGGCTGACCCGGATGCGCGACAGCCTGCGCCACGCCGCCACCTGTACCCACGCGCCCCTGGTGGAGTGTCCGGAGTTCAAATCCCGGATGACGTAG
- a CDS encoding SigE family RNA polymerase sigma factor encodes MGRAADDEAFEAFVNQRSRALLRYGFLLAGDPHTAADLVQEALLRLRDAWEHGRGQEHPDAYVRTTMYRLHISWWRRLRREHVSERVPDTAVIDPGLRRVEDDTGLWPALRTLGRRQRAVLVLRYYEGLDDDRIAELLGISRVTVRTQAMRGLRTLREQLTEETVPTGPRRNRG; translated from the coding sequence ATGGGCCGCGCGGCCGACGACGAAGCGTTCGAAGCCTTCGTCAACCAACGCAGCCGGGCGCTCCTGCGGTACGGCTTCCTGCTGGCCGGGGATCCCCACACCGCCGCCGACCTGGTGCAGGAAGCGCTGCTGCGCCTCCGGGACGCCTGGGAACACGGCCGCGGCCAGGAGCATCCCGACGCCTACGTCCGCACCACGATGTACCGGCTCCACATCAGCTGGTGGCGCCGGCTGCGCCGCGAACACGTCAGCGAACGGGTCCCGGACACCGCGGTGATCGACCCGGGTCTGCGCCGGGTCGAGGACGACACCGGCCTCTGGCCGGCCTTACGGACGCTCGGCCGGCGGCAGCGTGCCGTGCTCGTCCTGCGCTACTACGAAGGCCTGGACGACGACCGGATAGCCGAGTTGCTCGGCATCAGCAGGGTCACCGTCCGCACCCAGGCGATGCGCGGTCTGCGCACCCTGCGCGAGCAGCTGACCGAAGAAACCGTCCCCACCGGCCCGAGGAGGAATCGTGGCTGA